One Mucilaginibacter ginkgonis genomic region harbors:
- a CDS encoding cytochrome B, whose protein sequence is MNAYTIVKYLHSGLRFVVAILLLLAIVNALIGWLGNKTYTNGNRKLNLFAMISAHTQLLVGLALYFISPFVQFGANTMKDSATRYWTVEHISMMIFAIILITIGYSRSKKAQEPASKHRTVAIFFTLAIIVIIAAIAQSHRPMLGISA, encoded by the coding sequence ATGAACGCGTACACCATAGTAAAATACCTGCACTCGGGACTTAGATTTGTAGTGGCCATCTTATTACTGCTTGCCATCGTCAACGCGCTTATCGGCTGGTTAGGCAATAAAACCTATACCAATGGTAACAGAAAACTTAATCTGTTTGCCATGATATCGGCGCATACACAATTGCTCGTAGGCCTGGCGTTGTATTTCATCAGTCCGTTTGTGCAGTTTGGTGCTAATACTATGAAAGATAGCGCTACCCGCTACTGGACGGTAGAGCACATCAGCATGATGATATTCGCGATCATCCTCATCACCATTGGTTATTCTCGGTCTAAAAAAGCGCAGGAGCCTGCCTCTAAACATCGCACGGTGGCTATATTTTTTACGTTAGCCATTATTGTGATCATCGCCGCGATAGCGCAAAGCCACAGGCCGATGCTGGGCATCAGCGCTTAA